Below is a genomic region from Streptomyces sp. NBC_00461.
GACGAACTGCGGCAGGAACGCGAAGAAGAAGATCGTCAGCTTCGGATTGAGGATGTTGACGAGCACGCCCCGCACGATGACCCGGCCCGCCGAACTCGGGGCGGCCTCCCCGTCGACGGCGATGCTCCCCTTGTCCCGCACCGTCGCCCACGCCATGTACAGAAGGTAGGCGACACCGGCGTACTTGAGGATCTGGAAGGCACTCGCGCTCGCGTTCAGCAGCGCGGCGAGACCGGTGACGGTGGCCAGGACGTGCGGCACGATCCCGAGAGTGCAGGCGAAGGCCGCGACGACGCTCGCCCGGCGCCCCCGGGACAGACCGGCGGCCAGGGTGTAGACGACACCGGTGCCGGGCGTGGCGACGACAACGAGGGTGGTGAGGAGGAAGGCGAGGCTCATGGAGCCAGCCTCGCGACGCCGCGGCCCGCACAACAGGGCCAAAGCGAGGCGCGTATCGAGGGCCAATGACCAACGCCGGACAGGCGTTCTCAGCCTGTCCGGCGTTTGAGGACGAGTCCCTCAGGGGCCGAAAGCGGGGGCCTGGGGCGGCAGCCCCCAGGCACGGCCCGCGGAGGACCTAGGCTCCGGCGAGACGCCCGGCCAGGTACCCCTCGATCTGGTCCAGCGACACACGCTCCTGCTTCATCGAGTCCCGCTCGCGCACCGTCACCGCGTTGTCCTCAAGCGTGTCGAAGTCGACCGTGACGCAGTACGGCGTACCGATCTCGTCCTGGCGCCGGTAGCGGCGGCCGATCGCGCCCGCGTCGTCGAACTCGATGTTCCAGTTCTGCCGCAGCGCCTGGGCGAGACCCTTGGCCTTGGGCGACAGCTCGGGGTTCCTGGAAAGCGGCAGCACCGCGACCTTCACCGGGGCCAGGCGGTGGTCGAGGCGCAGCACCGTGCGCTTCTCCAGCTTGCCCTTGGCGTTGGGCGCCTCGTCCTCGACGTACGCGTCCAGCAGGAAGGCGAGCATGGCACGGCCGACACCGGCCGCGGGCTCGATGACGTACGGAGTCCAGCGCTCGCCGGCCTCCTGGTCGAAGTAGGACAGGTCCTGGCCGGAGGCCTTGGAGTGGGCGCCGAGGTCGTAGTCGGTGCGGTTGGCGACGCCCTCCAGCTCACCCCACTCGTTGCCGCCGAACTGGAAGCGGTACTCGATGTCGGCGGTGCGCTTGGAGTAGTGGGAGAGCTTCTCCTTGGGGTGGTCGTACCACCGCATGTTCTCCTCGCGCAGGCCCAGGCCGGTGTACCAGTTCCAGCGCTGCTCCATCCAGTACTCCTGCCACTTCTCGTCCTCGCCCGGCTTGACGAAGAACTCCATCTCCATCTGCTCGAACTCGCGGGTGCGGAAGATGAAGTTGCCGGGCGTGATCTCGTTGCGGAAGGACTTGCCCATCTGCGCGATGCCGAACGGCGGCTTGCGGCGCGAAGTGGTCTGCACCTGGGCGAAGTTGGTGAAGATGCCCTGGGCGGTCTCGGGACGCAGATACGCGATCGAGCCGGAGTCCTGGGTGGGGCCCAGATGCGTGGACAGCAGGCCCGAGAACTGCTTGGGCTCGGTGAACTGGCCCTTGTTGCCGCAGTTGGGGCAGTTCACGTCCGCCAGGCCGTTCTCCGGCACGCGGCCGTGCTTGGCCTCGTAGTGCTCCTCCAGGTGGTCCGCGCGGAACCGCTTGTGGCACGCGGTGCACTCGGTCAGCGGGTCCGTGAAGGTGGCGACGTGGCCGGAGGCGACCCAGACCTCGGGGGCCAGGATGACGGACGAGTCGAGACCGACCACGTCCTCGCGCGACGTCACCATGTAGCGCCACCACTGGCGCTTCAGGTTCTCCTTGAGCTCGACACCCAGCGGTCCGTAGTCCCAGGCGGCGCGCTGTCCGCCGTAGATCTCACTGCACGGGAATACGAAGCCTCGGCGCTTGCTCAGGCTGACGATGGTGTCGATCTTGTCGGCGGCCACGGTGCTCTCTTCATTACGACGACGGGCGACGAAGCGAGACGCTTCAGAGCGAATGCTTCAGGGTACCGGCGGGGGCTCCCCCTCAATCAAATCGGTTCGGCTTACGAGCCTCGTGCGGGGCCTTGCGTCCCCTTTGCCAAGAGCTTTGTTGACAACGGTTTCCATGTTTGTTGAAAATGACTGTCATGAACGTACGACGACAGCACATATCCGGGGTGGCCATGGCGGCCGTCGCCGCCCTCGGCCTCGGCTCGCTCTCCGCCTGCTCCACCGACAGTGCCGCCGCGGCGAACACCGGCAAGTTCGACGTGGTCGCGTCGTTCTACCCGATGGCCTTCCTCGCCGACCGGATAGGCGGGACCCATGTGCACGTCACCAGCCTGACCCAGCCCGGCCAGGAGCCGCACGACCTGGAGATCAGCGCCCAGCAGACCGCGCGGCTCCAGGAGTCGGACGCGGTGCTCTACCTGAAGAACCTCCAGCCCTCCGTCGACGACGCGGTGGCCCAGTCCGAGGTCAGGACGAAGATCGACGCCGGCTCCCTCACCTCGCTGGAGAAGCACGGCAACGAGGTCGGCGGCCACGCGGCCTCCCACGACCACTCCGCGAACGAGGAGTCGGCCGGACTCGACCCCCACATCTGGCTGGACCCGGTGCGCTATGCCCAGGTCGCCGAGGGCGTCGGCAAGGCCTTCGAGAAGGCGGACCCGAAGAACGCGGCCGACTACAGGAAGAACACCGCGGCCCTGGTGAAGGAACTCGACGCCCTGAACACCCGGTTCAAGGACGGGCTGGCGCACACGAAGTCCAAGGTCTTCATCACCACCCACGCCGCCTTCGGCTACCTCGCCGAGCGCTACGGCCTCACCGAGGAGGCCATCAACGGCCTCGACCCCGAGTCCGAGCCGAGCGCGGCCCGGGTGAAGGGCCTTGAGAACATGGCGAAGGCCGACGGCGTCACCACCGTGTTCTACGAGACGCTCGTCAGCGACAAGACCGCGAAGACCATCGCCGCCGACGCCGGGTTGAAGACGGACGTCCTCGACCCGATCGAGGGCATCACCGCCAAGTCCCGCGGCAAGGACTACTTCTCGGTCCAGGAGTCCAACCTCAAGGCACTGCAGACGGCTCTGGGAAGCAAATGATCTTTACGGAGGACGACATGGGCGCCTTGGGCAAGCCCGACGCCAAACGCGATGCCGGGCCCGGCACCGGACCCGACGCCAAGCCGGGCACCGAGCCCGTCATAGCGCTGCGCGGCGTACGGGCCGAGCTGGGCTCGCGCCCCGTCCTGCGCGGAATCGACCTCGCCGTGGCACGCGGTGAGGTCGTCGCGCTGCTCGGCGCCAACGGCTCCGGCAAGTCGACCGCGATCCGCACGATCATCGGCCAGGTGCCGGTCAGCGCCGGTGAGATCGAGCTGTTCGGTACGCCCCGCAAGCGGTTCAGGGACTGGGCGCGGGTCGGCTACGTCCCGCAGCGCACGACCGCCGCCGGCGGCGTCCCGGCCACCGTCACCGAGATCGTCTCGTCCGGCCGGCTGTCCCGGGCCCGCTTCGGCGTGCTGCGCAAGGCGGATCACGCCGCCGTACGACAGGCCCTGGAACTGGTCGGCATGGCGGACCGGGCCAAGGACTCGGTGAACGCCCTCTCCGGCGGCCAGCACCAGCGCGTGCTGATCGCCCGCGCGCTCACCGCCGAACCCGAACTGCTGATCATGGACGAGCCGATGGCGGGCGTGGACCTGGCCAGCCAGGAAGTGCTCGCAAGGACACTGCGGCAGCAGGTCGCCAGCGGCGTCTCGGTGCTCCTCGTCCTCCATGAACTCGGGCCGCTGGAGCCCCTCATCGACCGGGCGGTCGTTCTGCGCGACGGCTGCGTCCTGCACGACGGCCCGCCCACCCCGGCCGTCGGCCAGCACGCGCTGCCCGGCCACGACCACGTACACCCGCACGCACCCGCGGGAGCCGAACCGATCCGCACGGGACTGCTGAGCTGATGGACCTCCTGAACTACGCCTTCATGCAGCGGGCGCTGCTGGCCGCCGTCCTGGTCGGCATCACCGCTCCCGCCATCGGCATCTACCTCGTCCAGCGCCGCCAGGCCCTGATGGGCGACGGCATCGGCCATGTGGCGATGACGGGCGTCGGCCTCGGCTTCCTGCTCTCCGCGTCCCCGGTCTGGATGGCGACGGTCGTCTCCGTCCTCGGCGCGATCCTCATGGAGCTGATCCGCTGGTACGGCCGCACCCGCGGCGACATCGCCCTCGCGATGCTCTTCTACGGCGGCATGGCCGGCGGCGTGATGTTGATCAACCTCGCGCCCGGCGGCTCCAACGCCAATCTGACGTCGTACCTCTTCGGCTCGCTGTCGACCGTCTCGGAGTCGGACGTGACGGCGATCTGCCTGCTCGCGGGCTTCGTGGTGCTGGTCACCCTCGGTCTGCGCCGGCAGCTCTTCGCGGTCAGCCAGGACGAGGAGTTCGCGCGGGTGACCGGCCTGCCGGTACGCGCGCTGAACCTGCTGACGGCGATCACAGCGGCGGTCACCGTGACGGTGGCCATGCGGGTGGTGGGCCTGCTGCTGGTGTCGGCCCTGATGGTGGTCCCGGTCGCCGCGGCCCAGCAGCTGACCCGCAGCTTCGCCGCCACCTTCGCCATCGCGGTGGCGATCGGCGTGACCGTGACCATCGGCGGCACGGTCACCTCGTACTACCAGGACGTGCCGCCCGGCGCGACGATCGTGCTGCTGACCATCGCGGCCTTCATGGTCCTGACCGCCCTCGCGGCCCCGCTCTCCCGCCGCCGGGCCCGAGCGGCGGCCGTCGAGCAGCCCGCCGGGGAGCCCGCGGAGTGTGCGATTCCGGCCGCCCGGACAGCCGACGGAACGGTCGGCGTCTGACTGGGCACAGCCCGGACTGGCACAATGTCCGGGCAGACGCAGACGTGAACGAGCCGTAGGAGGAACCGGTGACGACCGCTGGACCGCCCGTGAAGGGCCGCGCGACCCGGCAGCGGGCAGCCGTGGCGGCGGCCCTGGACGAGGTCGACGAGTTCCGCAGCGCGCAGGAGCTCCACGACATGCTCAAGCACAAGGGCGACTCGGTCGGCCTGACCACGGTCTACCGCACCCTCCAGAACCTTGCCGACGCCGGTGAGGTCGACGTTCTGCGCACCTCCGACGGCGAGTCGGTCTACCGCCGCTGCTCCACCGGCGAGCACCACCACCACCTGGTCTGCCGCGTGTGCGGCAAGGCCGTCGAGGTGGAGGGGCCAGCGGTGGAGAAGTGGGCGGAGGCGATCGCCGCGGAGCACGGCTACGTCAACGTAGCCCACACGGTGGAGATCTTCGGCACCTGTGCGGAGTGCTCCGCGGGTTGAGCGGTTTGCGGTGCGGGTGGGCTGCAGTGACCGTCCTGGGGGCTGCCCCCCGGACCTCCCAGACCCCCGCTTTCGGCCTGAACGGCCTCGGTCTCAAACGCCGGACGGGCTGACGATGCCCGACCGGCGTTGCAGGATCTACCCCCGGCCGAAGCAGCGCTCCAGCTCGTTCAGGTCGTAGAACCTGCTGCCCTTCGAGACCGGACGGCAGGCCGCCTTGAAGGCGGTCTCCTTCTCGTTGTAGAGCATGCGGACCAGGTAGCGACTGCCCTTGCGGTACACGTCCCACTGGATGTTGGAGGCGAGGGGCGCGACGTTCGCACCGCGCCACGGGTTGTCGGCGTAGGTGTACGGCTTTCCGGGCTTCGCCGCCTTCGTGCTGCCCGGCAGGCCCATCAGCGCGGCCAGCGGGATGATCTCCTCGGCGTGGGTGAAGCGGAGTTCGGCGCCGAGGTCACTGGTGCCGGCCTTCTTCGCCTCGATCTGCCGGAAGAAGTCGTCGAGCAGGACGCCGGCCATCCTGTAGGTGATGTCGCTGTCCGAGAAGCCGGGGCCCTTCTCGTAGAAGTCCTCGGCGTCGGACAGGTAGCCGAACCAGGACGCGTCGGAGTGGGAGATGTACCGCTCCATGCCCCAGCCCTTGCCGTTCGGGCTCTCCTCGGCCATCGCCGGAGCGATCGCGTACAGGTTGTGGACGGCCCGCGCGGCGGCGACCTGGTCCGCGCCGCTGAGCTGGTCCACGAAGGAGGCCCGGAACAGCCGGAGCAGGACGCTGCGTGCGGCCCTGTGCGTCTTCGGCTGGTCGGTGATCGACTCCAGCGTGTCCGCGAGCCGCTTGTCGTTGGCGATGTAGTCGCGGTAGGCCGCGCCGCCGGCCGCCTTGTGGAAGTAGAGCAGGTCCTTGTCGGTGCGGGTCGCGCCGATCAGCGGCTTCAGGTCCGGGTCGCTGTCGCCGAGGGCGGCGGCGAACAGGTTGCCGCTGTCGACCGCACGGCCCTGCCCGGAGCTGACGACGTCGATCTTCTCGCCGTTCCTGGCGATCGACGTGAACAGCGCCGGCAGGCGGTCGGCCAACCGTACGGCCGTGTCCTGGATCTCCTGCTTGCCGCGGGCGCTGAGGTTGCCGTACCCGATTCTGGCCATCTCGGCCTGCAGGGCCCGCACCTTGGGGCCGAACTCCTTGCCCTTCCGGGTGAGTTGACCGGCCGCCTCCGCCTTGTTCCACAGGCCGAGGATCAGGTCGCCGTCCTCGCCGTCGGTGGCGGAGCGGGATCCGTGCCGGGATACGTTCTCCGTGAAGACGGGGCTGAAGCCGGTGGGCGGCCGCTGGTACGTGCGAGCGTTCCGCCCGGCTTCGTACGTGGCTTTCGTACCGTAGCTGTCGCGGTGCGCGAGCTGGTCCGCGGCCTGCGAGGGCAAGGCCGCGGCCAGCAGGGTGCACAGCGCGAGGGCGGGGGTGACGCGTCTCATGGCCGGATCGTCGACGACCGCCGTGAACCCGCCGTCTCCCCGCGGATGAACCGCCGGTGGCTACGACGTGGCCGAATCCCCTCGCATCGCCCGCTCCATCTCCAGAAGCTGTTCGTTCGGCACGGCTCCGCCGAACCGCCGGTCGCGCGAGGCGAATTCCATGCAGGCCCGCCACAGGTCACGCCGGTCGAAATCCGGCCACAGGACGTCCTGGAAGACCATCTCGGCGTACGCGCTCTGCCAGAGCAGGTAGTTGGAGGTGCGCTGCTCGCCGCTCGGGCGCAGGAACAGGTCCACGTCCGGCATGTCCGGGTAGTACAGGTACTTCGCGAGGGTCTTCTCGTTGACCTTGGACGGGTCGAGCCGGCCCGCCTTCACGTCCTCGGCAAGAGCCTGCGCGGCGTCGGCGATCTCCGCCCGCCCGCCGTAGTTCATGCAGAAGTACAGCGTGAGGAGGTCGTTGCCCTTGGTCTGCTCCTGGGCGACCTGGAGCTCCTTGGCGACGGACTTCCACAGCTTGGGCATACGGCCCACCCAGCGCACCCGGATGCCCAGCTCGTCGAGCTGGTCGCGGGTCTTGCGGATGAAGTCGCGGTTGAAGTTCATCAGGAAGCGGACCTCGTCGGGCGAGCGCTTCCAGTTCTCGGTGGAGAAGGCGTAGAGGGAGATGCTGCCGACGCCCATCTCGATCGCGCCCTGAAGGACGTCGAGCACGCGCTCGGCGCCGACCTTGTGCCCTTCCGTCCGGGGCAGGCCGCGCTCCTTCGCCCATCGGCCGTTCCCGTCCATGACGATCGCCACATGGTTCGGGATCAGCTCGCCCGGCAGCTTCGGCGCGCGGGCGCCGCTCGGGTGCGGCTGAGGCGCCTTGTGATCGCGGCGCTGGCGTCCCAGGATCCCGCGTACAACCATGTGCTTCTCGTCTCCTTATTTCTCGACGTAACGCAGGGAGCGCAGCCCGCGTTCCAGATGCCAGTGCAGATAGGCGGACACCAGCCCGCTGCCCTCCCTGACGTACCGCGGCTCGCACGCGTCCGCGGTCTCCCAGTCTCCCGTAAGCAGCGCGCCCAGCAGTTCCAGGGTCTGCGGCGAGGGTACGACGCTGCCGGCCACCCGGCAGTCGACGCAGATGGAGCCGCCTGAGGCGACCGAGAAGAACCGGTTCGGCCCGGGCATTCCGCACTTCGCACAGTCGCCGAAGCTGGGGGCGTAGCCGTTGACGGCGAGGGAGCGCAGGAGGAAGGCGTCGAGAACGAGGTGCGACGCGTGCTCGCCGCGGGCGAGGGTGCGCAGGGCCCCGACGAGAAGCAGGTACTGCTGCACGGCCGGTTCGCCCTCGTGGTCGGTGAACCGCTCGGCGGTCTCCAGCATGGCGGTGCCCGCGGTGTAACGGCCGTAGTCGGCGACGATCCCGCCGCCGTACGGCGCGATGGTCTCGCTCTGCGTGCACAGCGGCAGCCCGCGCCCGACCAGCTCGCTCCCGCGCGAGAAGAACTGCACGTCGACGTGGGAGAAGGGTTCCAGACGGGCCCCGAACTTGGACTTGGTCCGCCGCACCCCACGGGCCACGGCGCGTACCCGCCCATGACCTCGGGTGAGCAGCGTGATGATCCGGTCGGCTTCGCCGAGCTTCTGGGTGCGCAGCACGATGCCGTCGTCCCGAAAGAGACTCATCGCGCACCGCCACGGGATTTCGGCCGGGGGTCCGGGGGGTGTCCCCCGGGAGAGCACAGCATGATCCGGTCCGCCTCGCCCAGCTTCTGGGTGCGCAGCACGATGCCGTCGTCGCGGAACAGACTCATGGGGTCCATTCTCGCGTACGGCCGGAGTCAGCGGGCACGGTCGGGGTGAGTGATGGTGTCCCAGGGGGCCAGGTTCCAGGGACTGGACCGGTTCGCCGGGTCCAGCAGCGCGCTCAGATGCGCGTCGGCTGCGGCCTGCGGGGCGGGGATGTCCGTGTCCCGCGTGCCGCTCAGCCCGTCCCGCCACACCTTGCGCCCCAGCAGGTAGTGGTCGGCGTACTCCTGCCAGGAGCCGTACGTCCGCACCACCGACGGCACGATGTTCTTGAGCGCGGTCCACGCCTCGGCCTCGGTGACCATCCCGCACCCGAAACCGAGCCGGGCTATGTCGACGTACAGGGCGGCGTCCCAGGCGAGCGGGGAGACGCCGAGGACCTGCTGAGCCCGTGCCCGGTAGCCGCCGCGGGACAGGTCGTCGAGCCGGCGGACCAACCGCTCCCGCGAGGTGATCTCCCACTGGTCGGCCAGCCAACCGCGGGCGCTGTCGTCATCGATCCGTGTGTAGGGGTACAGAGTGGTCCGCGAGGCGTTCCGGTCCCGGCTCACCGGCGCGCTCAGGGACACCATCCAGAGCTGGTGCGCGGTAAGGGGTTCGGGGTACCGGCTGGCGACCCTCGGCTTTCTCCAGTCCCCCCGGCCTCTCCGGCTTCTCCAGTTCCACAGACCCATGCGCCCGCACTGTACGTCAAGGGACTTCGCCCCGGCTGCGTGCGTTGGCGTACGCCGTCGCCGCGCTGAGCCGCTCGGAGGGGGTGGCGCCCCGCACGACGCCGGGCTCCGCGTCCCACTCCCTGCCGCCGCCGTACGGTCTCAGTTGTACGTACGGTCCTTCGTGCCCCATGACGATTCCCACCTTTCCGGTGCGTGTGTCTACGACGTGAGTGCCGACGGGGGGTTTCATTTCCTCTCCTTAACGACCGTAACGAAAGCGACCCACAATTCCGGAGGCCGGCTTCGTCGAGCCAACAGCCTGCTCCCCTTTCTTTTTGGGTTTCACTCTTTTCCTCTCGATGATGACGTACGGCACCTACACTCGGCTGGAGTCTGTGCACTACAAGTGCGGTGCATCGCAAGAGGGTTGGCCATGGCCAACGGTTCACGCCAGGCGGCGTGGGAGTTCTTCGGCACGGAGCTGAGGAGGCATCGGGAGGAAGCCGGTCTCACTCAGGCGGACGTGGGAGCACGCGCCTTCGTGTCCGGCGCCTGAATCGGGCAGTTCGAGCAGGCTATTCGAAAGCCCCAGCCGGATATCGCGACGCGGATTGACGGGATCCTGCAAACCGACGGTATTTTCGAGCGGTTGCGCCTGAAGCTCATCAACGACAAGCAGTATGCGGATTACTTCGCCGAGGTGGTGCATCTGGAGCGACTGGCCACACGGATCTGCGAGTTCGCGCCGACCGTTCTGCCGGGCCTGTTGCAGACGGCCGCGTATGCCGAGGCGGTCACGATCGCGGCCAACCCGTTCGTGCCCGGTGGGGCCGTGCTGTTGGTGGGGTCGGCTGCCTGGACGGAGTTCGTCGGCGGCGTCTCAGCGTCCGCGTAGTTCCGGCGGGCCCTCCCCGCACGCGTCCCAGAGCTTGTCGAACCGCTCCTTGCGCCGAGTCACGTGCGGCGCACGGGCTTCGAGTCTGGCGTTGGGGTTGAGCTGCTGCACGTCCGTCTTGA
It encodes:
- a CDS encoding LysE family translocator, producing the protein MSLAFLLTTLVVVATPGTGVVYTLAAGLSRGRRASVVAAFACTLGIVPHVLATVTGLAALLNASASAFQILKYAGVAYLLYMAWATVRDKGSIAVDGEAAPSSAGRVIVRGVLVNILNPKLTIFFFAFLPQFVDPGRPHALPRMLELSGVFMLATFVVFAGYGILAASVRSHVTSRPRVMAWLRRSFAGSFVALGAKLALTAR
- a CDS encoding glycine--tRNA ligase gives rise to the protein MAADKIDTIVSLSKRRGFVFPCSEIYGGQRAAWDYGPLGVELKENLKRQWWRYMVTSREDVVGLDSSVILAPEVWVASGHVATFTDPLTECTACHKRFRADHLEEHYEAKHGRVPENGLADVNCPNCGNKGQFTEPKQFSGLLSTHLGPTQDSGSIAYLRPETAQGIFTNFAQVQTTSRRKPPFGIAQMGKSFRNEITPGNFIFRTREFEQMEMEFFVKPGEDEKWQEYWMEQRWNWYTGLGLREENMRWYDHPKEKLSHYSKRTADIEYRFQFGGNEWGELEGVANRTDYDLGAHSKASGQDLSYFDQEAGERWTPYVIEPAAGVGRAMLAFLLDAYVEDEAPNAKGKLEKRTVLRLDHRLAPVKVAVLPLSRNPELSPKAKGLAQALRQNWNIEFDDAGAIGRRYRRQDEIGTPYCVTVDFDTLEDNAVTVRERDSMKQERVSLDQIEGYLAGRLAGA
- a CDS encoding metal ABC transporter substrate-binding protein, giving the protein MNVRRQHISGVAMAAVAALGLGSLSACSTDSAAAANTGKFDVVASFYPMAFLADRIGGTHVHVTSLTQPGQEPHDLEISAQQTARLQESDAVLYLKNLQPSVDDAVAQSEVRTKIDAGSLTSLEKHGNEVGGHAASHDHSANEESAGLDPHIWLDPVRYAQVAEGVGKAFEKADPKNAADYRKNTAALVKELDALNTRFKDGLAHTKSKVFITTHAAFGYLAERYGLTEEAINGLDPESEPSAARVKGLENMAKADGVTTVFYETLVSDKTAKTIAADAGLKTDVLDPIEGITAKSRGKDYFSVQESNLKALQTALGSK
- a CDS encoding metal ABC transporter ATP-binding protein, encoding MGALGKPDAKRDAGPGTGPDAKPGTEPVIALRGVRAELGSRPVLRGIDLAVARGEVVALLGANGSGKSTAIRTIIGQVPVSAGEIELFGTPRKRFRDWARVGYVPQRTTAAGGVPATVTEIVSSGRLSRARFGVLRKADHAAVRQALELVGMADRAKDSVNALSGGQHQRVLIARALTAEPELLIMDEPMAGVDLASQEVLARTLRQQVASGVSVLLVLHELGPLEPLIDRAVVLRDGCVLHDGPPTPAVGQHALPGHDHVHPHAPAGAEPIRTGLLS
- a CDS encoding metal ABC transporter permease; this encodes MDLLNYAFMQRALLAAVLVGITAPAIGIYLVQRRQALMGDGIGHVAMTGVGLGFLLSASPVWMATVVSVLGAILMELIRWYGRTRGDIALAMLFYGGMAGGVMLINLAPGGSNANLTSYLFGSLSTVSESDVTAICLLAGFVVLVTLGLRRQLFAVSQDEEFARVTGLPVRALNLLTAITAAVTVTVAMRVVGLLLVSALMVVPVAAAQQLTRSFAATFAIAVAIGVTVTIGGTVTSYYQDVPPGATIVLLTIAAFMVLTALAAPLSRRRARAAAVEQPAGEPAECAIPAARTADGTVGV
- a CDS encoding Fur family transcriptional regulator — translated: MTTAGPPVKGRATRQRAAVAAALDEVDEFRSAQELHDMLKHKGDSVGLTTVYRTLQNLADAGEVDVLRTSDGESVYRRCSTGEHHHHLVCRVCGKAVEVEGPAVEKWAEAIAAEHGYVNVAHTVEIFGTCAECSAG
- a CDS encoding histidine-type phosphatase: MRRVTPALALCTLLAAALPSQAADQLAHRDSYGTKATYEAGRNARTYQRPPTGFSPVFTENVSRHGSRSATDGEDGDLILGLWNKAEAAGQLTRKGKEFGPKVRALQAEMARIGYGNLSARGKQEIQDTAVRLADRLPALFTSIARNGEKIDVVSSGQGRAVDSGNLFAAALGDSDPDLKPLIGATRTDKDLLYFHKAAGGAAYRDYIANDKRLADTLESITDQPKTHRAARSVLLRLFRASFVDQLSGADQVAAARAVHNLYAIAPAMAEESPNGKGWGMERYISHSDASWFGYLSDAEDFYEKGPGFSDSDITYRMAGVLLDDFFRQIEAKKAGTSDLGAELRFTHAEEIIPLAALMGLPGSTKAAKPGKPYTYADNPWRGANVAPLASNIQWDVYRKGSRYLVRMLYNEKETAFKAACRPVSKGSRFYDLNELERCFGRG
- a CDS encoding isoprenyl transferase — its product is MVVRGILGRQRRDHKAPQPHPSGARAPKLPGELIPNHVAIVMDGNGRWAKERGLPRTEGHKVGAERVLDVLQGAIEMGVGSISLYAFSTENWKRSPDEVRFLMNFNRDFIRKTRDQLDELGIRVRWVGRMPKLWKSVAKELQVAQEQTKGNDLLTLYFCMNYGGRAEIADAAQALAEDVKAGRLDPSKVNEKTLAKYLYYPDMPDVDLFLRPSGEQRTSNYLLWQSAYAEMVFQDVLWPDFDRRDLWRACMEFASRDRRFGGAVPNEQLLEMERAMRGDSATS
- the recO gene encoding DNA repair protein RecO, whose amino-acid sequence is MSLFRDDGIVLRTQKLGEADRIITLLTRGHGRVRAVARGVRRTKSKFGARLEPFSHVDVQFFSRGSELVGRGLPLCTQSETIAPYGGGIVADYGRYTAGTAMLETAERFTDHEGEPAVQQYLLLVGALRTLARGEHASHLVLDAFLLRSLAVNGYAPSFGDCAKCGMPGPNRFFSVASGGSICVDCRVAGSVVPSPQTLELLGALLTGDWETADACEPRYVREGSGLVSAYLHWHLERGLRSLRYVEK
- a CDS encoding DUF1266 domain-containing protein codes for the protein MVSLSAPVSRDRNASRTTLYPYTRIDDDSARGWLADQWEITSRERLVRRLDDLSRGGYRARAQQVLGVSPLAWDAALYVDIARLGFGCGMVTEAEAWTALKNIVPSVVRTYGSWQEYADHYLLGRKVWRDGLSGTRDTDIPAPQAAADAHLSALLDPANRSSPWNLAPWDTITHPDRAR